The window CAAATCACCGAAACCAGCAAAACCAGCTAAATAAAACCCGAGAAAATAGAGTGCAAAACCAGCTACCCCCGCTAAAGCGAGCAATCCACTGCTGAAAAAAAGCAGCTCCAATGCAATTCCAATGATCCCAACCACTAATAGTACCGTCGCTGTAACGGGATGAGTCAGAAAGGCAGATAAGTTTTCTACAAACATCATCTTTCACTCCTTTCCTTGAATCTTCCTTATCACTACTATGTACGTTACAACACACAAACTGTTTCGTTTTTGGTGAAGAGAATGAGAAAACCTCTATCGAGGCGATTCAGGGATGCGCGACCGCGTTTAACGAGGAGAGACTTTGGTCTACGACCAAAGATCCCTATATTAAGTTTTATCGCCAATGAGAAAGCGGTTTTCGGGATCCGAAAACTTATACTTTCTTATTATGTGGTAACAAAAAACCGAGAGGACTTGGGTCCACTCGGTCTTGTCTAACATATTTAGTATTAACCTAATAATTGTTGAACTAACTGATTGATAAGTTTACCATCAGCGCGTCCTTTAACCTGAGGCATCAATGCCGTCATCACTTTGCCCATATCCGCTTTGGAAGAAGCACCAATTTGCTGGATGGTCTGCTGTACAATGGCTTTCACTTCTTCCTCAGAAAGCTGTTGCGGCATGTACTCAGCTAAAATAACAAGTTCTGCCTTCAGGCCTTCGGCAAGGTCATTTCTGCCCGCCTTTTCAAATTCTTGGAGGGAATCCTTACGCTGTTTGATTTCACGAGTTAGTACGTCAAGCACTTCATTGTCATCTAAGGATCTTTTCAGATCAATCTCAGAATTCTTAATCGTAGATCGTACCATTCGAATTACAGAGAGTTTGAACTTGTCCTGACTCTTCATCGCTTGCTTCATATCTTCGTTCAATCGATCGCTTAAGCTCATGTTGCCTCCTAGAACTTTCTCTTCCGAGCAGCCTCAGATTTAAGCTTACGCTTAACGCTAGGCTTGTCATAATGTTTACGTTTTTTAACTTCTGCAAGAATGCCATCCTTAGCGATGGAACGCTTAAAGCGACGAAGTGCAGCATCTATAGTTTCGTTCTTACGAACTCGAGTTTCTGACAACAGTTTTCCCTCCCTCCGAACAGACCATCTAAGACAAAACGGTTCATCAAATCTCATTATAGGTCATAGTAATTAGGGTGTCAATCGCAAACCTTTCGTTTCGTGAAAGGAAGCTTAATTGTGCACGCCTAAAGGCGATAAACGTGCCCCAGCCATCAGATGATAATGAAGATGGTGAACAATTTGCCCCGCGTTAGCTCCAATATTCGTGATAACCCGATAACCTGATTCTTCTACCTCTAGTTCTCTAGCAATTTGCGCAGCCGCACGCTGAATTTGCCCAATCAAGTTCCAATCCTTTTCTCCCGCATCGGCTAGTGAAGCAATATGTTTCTTAGGAATGATAAGGACATGAATGGGAGAAGCTGGCTGAATATCATGGAAAGCAACAATCTGCTCGTCCTCATACACTTTCTTAGAGGGAAGTTCCCCCGTAATAATTTTACAGAAAATACAATCACTCATTCTTCGGCTTGTCCCCCTCTTTCGTGAAACTCCTACTTTTAATTTTATCGGAAATGAGCAAAAAAATCCAATCCAATCCACCATTAATGATGGAATAACTGCAAAAAAAAAGAAACATCCCACTTACTGTAAGATGTTTCTAGATTAAATGAACTTATATTATTAATAATAAGGTAGAAGCGATAACGCTAATAAACTAGCTAACGGAAGTATTTGTCTGGCAAAGCGGCGCCTTGGAAAACCGTAGCCCGGAAATCCATAACCTGGAAATCCGTAGGGGTAGCCATAACCATAACCCGGATAGGAATAAGGTAAGAAAGCTCTCATTTGTTCCTGATCCATTCCACCAATCGGAACGGCTAGGTACAGATGATCATCATCCACATTTTCCACAATTCCGTCATAAACCGCACCAGTATTCATCGTGACACTCACATAACGATACATATGCCTTTTACAAATCTCATGTGCTTCCTGATGTTTCATAAGCTCACGCTCCTTTTTACCAACAGCATATTCAGCTCTAGGCAAAAGGCTACTCAAAAACAATAGTTGAACATGTGAAAATTAATCTATCGGTTATGTTGGGATTTCAGAGACTGATGAATTTTTTTCCACTTCGCTTTCTCGGCCGCTTGAAGACCTTTATCTTCTTTTCGCGCTAAATAAGCAATTTCCTTTTGCAATTTCACATAGCTTTGAAATCGTTCAACTGGCAAGGTCCCCTCATCAAGAGCCTCTTTTACCGCGCATTTGGGCTCATTCTCATGCTTACAATCCTGAAAGAAGCACCTCTCCGCAAGCTCTTCGATATCTTGAAATGACGTGCTTAATCCCTCCGAGGCATCCCATAACTGAAGCTCACGCATACCTGGCGTATCAATCAATATGCCTCCTCCAGGCAGTGTGATGAGCTCGCGGTGAGTCGTCGTATGCTTACCTTTATCATCCCCCGATCGGATATCCCCTGTTTCCAGAATATCCTTCCCATAGATGCGGTTCACCAAGGTCGATTTGCCCACACCTGACGATCCAAGGAGCGCGACTGTTTGGCCTGGAGAAATATAAGCAGCAAGCTCATCTAGTCCGCGATTTTCTGCTGAGCTAATGATATGAATGGGAACGCCAACCGCAACAGCCGCGACCTCTGCAGCCAGCGCTTCCGGATCCTCACATAAATCCGCTTTACTTAGAACAATAACCGGATTTGCCCCGCTCTCCCAAGCTAACACCAAATAGCGCTCAATACGGCGTACATTAAAATCTAGATTAAGCGCTGTGAACAGAAACACGGTATCTACATTCGTAGCAACAATTTGTTCTTCCGTGACTTGACCCGCTACTTTACGGGAAAACTTACTTTTACGTGGCAGTACAGCATGGATCGTTGCTCGCTGTTCTTCTTCCCTTATGGAAAGTACGACCCAATCACCTACAGCGGGGTAGTCTTCGCGACGTAAAGCAATATGCCGCATTTTTCCCGACACCTCGGCTAGTGCCTCTCCAACTTCTGTCTGAACGCGATACATATGTTTATGTTCCAAGGACACCCGTCCAACTTGGTATCCCTCATTTAGGTAAGGTTCGAATGCTTTTTCAAAAAAGGAATTCCATCCTAAATCTTCATTTTTCAAGTGTATATTTCATCCTCTCATGTGGTTCTATTCTGAAGTATAGACCGCTGTTAACCACATCACACGGGAAACAATTGTTTAGATTGTTTTTTCCCGCTTCAAACTTTAGACACAGGTCAATTAAAATGTAGACTGAAAGTCTATTTTTGCATATAATAGGAGTAAATCGAAGGTTGGAATGGAGTGAGCGAATGAGCCAATTCATGAGAGCCTCTACCCGCAAAAAGCGTGATGTGATGATGGAAGTCGCCTTAACCATGTTTATGGAAAAAGGGTATGAGAATGTATCCGTAGACGATATCATCGCAGCGACGGGATCATCAAAGGGAACGTTTTATCATTATTTTAAAAGCAAAGATGCCATTATTTCAGCGCTTTACACGAAACAAATTCATTTGATTCAAGAATGGGTGAAGCAGCCTCCTTCCAAGGTCCAATCCCTTGAAGGACACATTAATCGCTTATTCTTAGACTTATCGTCCAACATTCAATCTTCACCCCGATTAGTCCGAAGTTTACAGGCTTTATCCTTGCAGAATGAAGCAATAAAAACGGAAGAACAACAGCAATTAAACGTACTATCTGAAAGTTTATTACATTGGCTTCCTGAACCTAGAAAAATTGAACTGCTCGTTTGCATGTATGCGGGAACGATCCGTACATGGTGCAATCAAGATGAAGCCGATTTACTTTCCATGATGAAAAACAACTTAGCCTGGCTTTGGGTAGGCATACGCTCCGAGGAGCCCTACGCATCCCTACAGGTAGAACCAGTCCCCAAGGAGGAAAACAAAATGAAAGTAGCTATTATTGGCGGAGGCTTGGCAGGATTAACAGCGGCCGCTTATTTATCGGAGAATCCGCATGTTGAAGGCATCCTTTTCGAGCGCAGCCCACAGCTTGGAGGACGGGCTTTTACTTACGAAAAAGCAGGATTTACACTCAACTATGGCGCACATGCCATCTATGGGATTGATCGACATACGTTAACAAACATGGAACGTGAACTGGGACTATCTTTTTCTTCTAAGCAAGTAGATAAACGCAAAGTTTTTTATGCGAAACATAATCAGCTTACCCCAGCACCCCTCGACGCGATAAACCTCTTAAAAACTGATTTGCTCAGCACGATGCAAAAAGTAAGATTCGTCGGTGAAATTACAGCCATTATCGCGAATATTCACAACTTAAAAAACTACGCAACTCTTGCCGATTATTTGGCAGAGTCCAATGCGGACGAAGATGTTAAAGAGTTATGGGAGCATCTGGTTTGCTCCAACTTCTTCATTACACCTGAGGATGCACGCAACGTATCCGGAGCGGTAATCAGTGAGTACTATCACAACTTGTTCCTTTCCTCGAAGCCTGTCAATTATGTTTTGGGAAGTTGGGCCGTTATTACGAATCAGCTTAAGCAGAAGCTGACAACGTCCGGCAAATGGGAAATTGCCCTTCAAGAAGGCGTGGAGAGCCTTCGTTACGCAGATCGTAAATTTGTACTGCAAACCAAAAACCGAGAAGTCGCCTTTGATAAA is drawn from Paenibacillus sp. V4I7 and contains these coding sequences:
- a CDS encoding GatB/YqeY domain-containing protein encodes the protein MSLSDRLNEDMKQAMKSQDKFKLSVIRMVRSTIKNSEIDLKRSLDDNEVLDVLTREIKQRKDSLQEFEKAGRNDLAEGLKAELVILAEYMPQQLSEEEVKAIVQQTIQQIGASSKADMGKVMTALMPQVKGRADGKLINQLVQQLLG
- the rpsU gene encoding 30S ribosomal protein S21 — protein: MSETRVRKNETIDAALRRFKRSIAKDGILAEVKKRKHYDKPSVKRKLKSEAARKRKF
- a CDS encoding histidine triad nucleotide-binding protein, encoding MSDCIFCKIITGELPSKKVYEDEQIVAFHDIQPASPIHVLIIPKKHIASLADAGEKDWNLIGQIQRAAAQIARELEVEESGYRVITNIGANAGQIVHHLHYHLMAGARLSPLGVHN
- the rsgA gene encoding ribosome small subunit-dependent GTPase A → MKNEDLGWNSFFEKAFEPYLNEGYQVGRVSLEHKHMYRVQTEVGEALAEVSGKMRHIALRREDYPAVGDWVVLSIREEEQRATIHAVLPRKSKFSRKVAGQVTEEQIVATNVDTVFLFTALNLDFNVRRIERYLVLAWESGANPVIVLSKADLCEDPEALAAEVAAVAVGVPIHIISSAENRGLDELAAYISPGQTVALLGSSGVGKSTLVNRIYGKDILETGDIRSGDDKGKHTTTHRELITLPGGGILIDTPGMRELQLWDASEGLSTSFQDIEELAERCFFQDCKHENEPKCAVKEALDEGTLPVERFQSYVKLQKEIAYLARKEDKGLQAAEKAKWKKIHQSLKSQHNR
- a CDS encoding FAD-dependent oxidoreductase, translated to MSQFMRASTRKKRDVMMEVALTMFMEKGYENVSVDDIIAATGSSKGTFYHYFKSKDAIISALYTKQIHLIQEWVKQPPSKVQSLEGHINRLFLDLSSNIQSSPRLVRSLQALSLQNEAIKTEEQQQLNVLSESLLHWLPEPRKIELLVCMYAGTIRTWCNQDEADLLSMMKNNLAWLWVGIRSEEPYASLQVEPVPKEENKMKVAIIGGGLAGLTAAAYLSENPHVEGILFERSPQLGGRAFTYEKAGFTLNYGAHAIYGIDRHTLTNMERELGLSFSSKQVDKRKVFYAKHNQLTPAPLDAINLLKTDLLSTMQKVRFVGEITAIIANIHNLKNYATLADYLAESNADEDVKELWEHLVCSNFFITPEDARNVSGAVISEYYHNLFLSSKPVNYVLGSWAVITNQLKQKLTTSGKWEIALQEGVESLRYADRKFVLQTKNREVAFDKVIFAMPVQQVVKLLKGTAWEPFLAPYESNTATEVMVYDVGLSRVVARPFSYISDMDNKLFISDVSATDHTLVPEGGQLLQGIAYLSDRFEKEEQRKAYLEEKNLQMEALFDKHYPGWRDVTAVKRVSKKAMVSSVKNIASNNLLPIRVENVPFYFCGDGCIGKGELAERAFSSARTAALSIVQEVQQALQNA